The Geoglobus acetivorans genome window below encodes:
- the hsp20 gene encoding archaeal heat shock protein Hsp20, protein MPWRRRKKDWDEDDWFDDFFRFPFEEFDEIFRKMLKEFDEIFRAAELSEGKPIVRGFSIRIGPDGKPEIREFGTKPTIKEEDLDQRKPLVDVIETDEEIQVIAEMPGVSKEDIELNASETKLEIKAEGENRKYYEIVDLPDDVDPDSARARYNNGVLEVILKKKHPKRENKRKIDIE, encoded by the coding sequence ATGCCCTGGAGAAGGAGGAAAAAGGACTGGGATGAGGATGACTGGTTCGATGACTTTTTCAGATTCCCGTTCGAAGAATTTGATGAGATATTCAGGAAAATGCTGAAGGAGTTTGACGAGATATTTAGAGCGGCTGAGCTTTCGGAAGGAAAGCCAATAGTGAGGGGTTTCAGCATCAGAATAGGCCCGGATGGTAAACCGGAAATCAGAGAGTTCGGAACAAAGCCCACAATCAAGGAGGAAGACCTGGACCAGAGGAAACCTCTCGTTGATGTTATCGAGACTGACGAGGAAATTCAGGTTATTGCAGAGATGCCCGGAGTCAGCAAGGAGGACATCGAACTGAACGCAAGCGAGACCAAGCTCGAGATCAAGGCTGAAGGAGAGAACAGAAAATACTACGAGATCGTTGACCTGCCAGACGACGTGGATCCGGACTCTGCAAGGGCAAGGTACAACAACGGAGTCCTTGAGGTTATACTGAAGAAGAAACATCCAAAAAGAGAGAACAAGAGAAAGATCGACATCGAATGA
- a CDS encoding stage II sporulation protein M, translating to MRTGRTILISLTFVFFISIAFGYIFALKYEPLTKNMVENLFSEFGFVGSLKHYEVFAFIFLNNTLKAFSAMILGVFLGIVPLLFVVFNGIVIGVVVGYVGMEIGILRTLLLLIPHGILEIPAILVSCAYGFEMGIAFYRLLRGERISLDAVILEHLKKFVKIPLPMLLVAALIETYITPVVGGL from the coding sequence ATGAGGACAGGCAGAACAATTCTGATTTCGCTGACATTTGTTTTTTTCATATCCATCGCATTTGGATATATCTTCGCCCTGAAATACGAACCGCTCACGAAGAACATGGTGGAGAATCTGTTTTCAGAGTTCGGTTTTGTGGGCAGCCTGAAACATTATGAGGTATTTGCATTCATATTCCTCAACAACACTCTGAAGGCCTTCTCGGCAATGATACTGGGCGTCTTTTTGGGCATTGTTCCCCTGCTGTTTGTCGTGTTCAACGGGATAGTTATCGGAGTTGTGGTGGGGTACGTTGGTATGGAGATAGGTATTCTCAGAACCCTGCTGCTGCTGATACCCCACGGCATACTTGAGATTCCCGCAATCCTTGTCAGCTGCGCATACGGTTTCGAAATGGGGATTGCATTTTACAGACTGCTTAGGGGAGAGCGGATAAGCCTTGACGCAGTAATTCTGGAGCATCTGAAAAAGTTCGTTAAAATACCACTCCCAATGCTACTTGTTGCCGCTCTGATAGAAACATACATTACGCCTGTAGTTGGCGGGCTATAA